The following proteins come from a genomic window of Salvia hispanica cultivar TCC Black 2014 chromosome 4, UniMelb_Shisp_WGS_1.0, whole genome shotgun sequence:
- the LOC125220268 gene encoding F-box only protein 6-like, which yields MRLGNIKMVESGKARASKRGRKGRSGEIMEGEIWKDFPEDLFEAVIARVSIATFFRFRSVCRKWNSLLTSQTFSQLCGQVKHAKPWFYAITKRKGVFMGTGSMYDPSSNKWYHPTMPALPSKVIKSPVASAGGLICFVDFSYRSFYVCNPLTRSFKELPARPGPVWLRAVVGMTQMQNGGYKILCVGIHGDYQVYDSANNSWISPGSMPPSIKLPLALTVFTCREVATEGRLYFMWSDPHGILSYEVNTGMWRQYVVPAPPHMCWSGHTVAESGGRIMLVGLRKEDAASCVCIWELEMTTLQWKEVDRMPNEWCLEFRGKKCVTMHCLGNEALLMLSLRSSYMNRLFTYDLSTREWLKLPGSVLPNTCTGRRKTLWVAYGIAFHPCLTAIP from the exons atgcGTTTAGG aaatataaaaatggttGAATCGGGTAAAGCTAGAGCCTCAAAGAGAGGTAGAAAGGGGCGTAGTGGTGAAATCATGGAAGGTGAGATCTGGAAAGATTTTCCAGAGGATCTGTTTGAAGCAGTAATAGCAAGAGTTTCGATAGCAACGTTTTTCCGGTTCCGTTCAGTTTGTCGGAAGTGGAATTCATTGCTTACTTCTCAAACCTTCTCCCAGCTATGTGGCCAAGTAAAGCATGCTAAGCCTTGGTTCTACGCCATCACCAAGCGCAAGGGCGTGTTTATGGGAACCGGATCAATGTACGATCCTTCATCGAACAAGTGGTACCATCCAACTATGCCTGCTTTGCCATCCAAAGTGATCAAGTCACCAGTGGCATCAGCTGGAGGTCTCATCTGCTTCGTTGACTTCAGCTACAGAAGCTTCTACGTGTGTAACCCTCTGACAAGGTCATTCAAGGAGTTGCCAGCCAGGCCAGGGCCGGTGTGGCTGCGTGCAGTTGTAGGGATGACACAGATGCAGAATGGTGGGTATAAGATCCTTTGTGTTGGTATTCATGGGGACTACCAAGTGTACGACTCTGCAAATAACTCTTGGATTAGTCCAGGAAGCATGCCCCCGAGTATCAAGCTTCCACTAGCGCTCACGGTGTTCACGTGTAGGGAGGTTGCAACTGAGGGGAGGCTGTATTTCATGTGGTCAGATCCGCACGGGATCCTGTCTTATGAGGTGAACACCGGGATGTGGAGGCAGTACGTAGTCCCTGCCCCTCCTCATATGTGTTGGAGTGGTCACACAGTGGCAGAGAGCGGGGGCAGGATCATGCTGGTGGGGCTGCGGAAGGAGGATGCAGCGTCATGCGTATGCATATGGGAGTTGGAGATGACGACTCTGCAGTGGAAAGAGGTTGACAGAATGCCAAACGAATGGTGCTTGGAGTTTCGTGGAAAGAAGTGCGTTACAATGCATTGTCTGGGTAACGAAGCCTTGCTTATGCTGTCCCTCAGATCTAGCTACATGAATCGACTTTTTACGTACGATCTATCCACCCGGGAATGGCTCAAGCTCCCTGGCTCTGTGCTGCCGAATACCTGCACCGGGAGGCGGAAGACTCTATGGGTTGCCTATGGCATTGCTTTTCACCCTTGTTTGACTGCAATCCCATAG